Proteins co-encoded in one Halorussus vallis genomic window:
- a CDS encoding dihydrofolate reductase family protein, which produces MKTQYYTATTINGYLADEDNSLDWLFQFGDIEGVQDDYPQFIDQVGALAMGSTTYEWILEHEDLLENPEEWPYDVPAWVFSTRELPVVAGADVRFVQGDVAPVHADMVEAADGKNVWLVGGGDLVGQFHDRELLDELILSVAPVTLASGAPLLPRTITSPPLKLTDVKKQGDVFAVLTYEVQRSGEE; this is translated from the coding sequence ATGAAGACCCAATACTACACAGCGACGACCATCAACGGGTATCTCGCAGACGAGGACAACTCGCTCGACTGGCTCTTCCAGTTCGGAGACATCGAGGGCGTGCAGGACGACTACCCGCAGTTCATCGACCAAGTAGGTGCATTGGCGATGGGCTCGACGACCTACGAGTGGATACTCGAGCACGAGGACCTTCTAGAGAATCCGGAAGAGTGGCCGTACGACGTTCCGGCGTGGGTGTTTAGCACTCGGGAGTTACCGGTGGTGGCGGGTGCCGACGTTCGCTTCGTGCAGGGGGACGTCGCGCCCGTCCACGCGGACATGGTGGAGGCCGCAGACGGCAAGAACGTCTGGCTCGTCGGTGGTGGCGACCTCGTCGGACAATTCCACGACCGAGAACTGCTTGACGAACTCATTCTCAGCGTCGCTCCCGTCACGCTCGCCTCGGGCGCGCCATTACTGCCGCGCACGATTACCTCCCCGCCGCTGAAGCTGACCGACGTGAAAAA